Proteins found in one Amphiprion ocellaris isolate individual 3 ecotype Okinawa chromosome 22, ASM2253959v1, whole genome shotgun sequence genomic segment:
- the prpf4bb gene encoding pre-mRNA processing factor 4Bb: MADVEMDITSRRMNNGNEHVKQDLESHERSGNEDSGDMSEEEEEEEEDAETNGEKTEEGSKHHSSSGKHKRKKHKHRSKHKKHKHASEEDKDRKRKHRHKHRKHKRKEGSSPSGAVLFGSSTHRKVESSPSSGNPSLDDRALLEDLEKQRAMIKAELDSQLMEGKVQSGMGLILQGYNSGSEEDGDARFRNGEQRQRGSSGKPISPRGGKGGKSRRDSTEGSKTSSKRRSRSKSADRPAKESKQDKVTKGTKDTGAKDRGRGRSRSKDRKHSDSTDRSKERRKSSSPSSFRGEQRVSRADKRSSPQRDDRPNQDRASRRSRSPGRERPSRSEADRDKRPAKSPSKDASSGKENRSPHRRGPHSPMRKRSASPRHRDAHHPSASASDRTSKQSHSPSRTRSSPRRGRSRSTDTRRRDADRQDSPLRKRPRPDAGPGRDRSRENSPRSSSRRRMSRSPLRRRSPSPRRRSRSSPRRRSRSPLRHRSDERDRYGRLRQYRRSTSRDRERRRRRSRDEDKFKGSLSEGMKVDQESSEEEVLEDFDGEEIDEEALIEQRRQQRMAIVQKYRVVNEDTNMISEPSSPQSSTRSRSPSPDDILERVAADVKEYERENLNTFEANIKAKHNLIAQEKDGSNPKKPSAPDMFTESDDMFAADFDSARMRAAGVGKDFKENPNLRDNWTDAEGYYRVNIGETLDKRYDVYGYTGQGVFSNVIRARDTARAGQEVAVKIIRNNELMQKTGLKELEFLKKLNDADPDDKFHCLRLFRHFYHKQHLCLVFEPLSMNLREVLKKYGKDVGLHIKAVRSYSQQLFLALKLLKRCNILHADIKPDNILVNESKTILKLCDFGSASHVADNDITPYLVSRFYRAPEIIIGKPYDYGIDMWSVGCTLYELYTGKILFPGSSNNHMIKLAMDLKGKMPNKMIRKGLFKDQHFDQNLNFLYIEVDKVTEREKVTVMSTINPTKDLLADMIGGQRLPEDQRKKVMQLKDLLDGTLMLDPAKRISINQALQHPFIQEKI, encoded by the exons ATGGCCGACGTTGAGATGGACATCACGTCCAGAAGAATGAATAATGGCAACGAACACGT GAAACAAGATCTGGAAAGCCATGAAAGAAGTGGAAACGAGGACAGTGGCGACATgtctgaggaagaagaggaggaagag GAGGATGCTGAAACTAATGGTGAGAAGACAGAGGAGGGGTCCaaacatcacagcagcagcggtaaacacaagaggaaaaaacacaagcatcGTAGTaagcacaaaaagcacaaacatgccTCTGAAGAGGACAAGGACCGAAAACGCAAGCATCGTCACAAACATAGGAAACACAAACGCAAAGAAGGATCCTCACCCTCTGGTGCTGTCCTCTTTGGCTCCTCAACTCATAGAAAAGTTGAATCCTCTCCCTCTTCTGGAAATCCAAGTCTGGACGACCGAGCCTTGCTGGAGGATTTGGAGAAACAAAGGGCCATGATCAAAGCTGAGCTGGACAGCCAGTTGATGGAGGGCAAGGTTCAGTCTGGCATGGGTTTGATCCTTCAGGGGTATAACTCTGGATCTGAAGAGGATGGAGATGCAAGGTTCAGAAATGGAGAACAGCGTCAAAGGGGCAGCTCAGGTAAACCCATATCTCCCAGAGGGGGAAAAGGTGGGAAATCTAGACGGGACTCAACAGAGGGCAGTAAAACCAGCTCTAAGCGTCGTAGTCGGAGTAAGTCTGCAGACAGGCCTGCCAAGGAGTCTAAGCAAGACAAGGTGACCAAAGGCACCAAGGACACAGGTGCTAAAGACAGAGGCCGTGGCAGGAGCAGGTCAAAAGACAGAAAGCATTCAGACAGTACTGATAGGTCCAAGGAGAGAAGGAAGTCCAGCTCTCCTTCCAGCTttagaggagagcagagagtcAGCCGCGCTGATAAACGTTCCTCTCCACAACGGGATGACAGACCAAACCAGGACAGAGCAAGCCGGCGGTCCAGATCACCTGGGAGAGAACGGCCAAGTCGCTCAGAAGCTGACCGGGACAAGCGGCCAGCAAAGTCCCCATCCAAGGACGCTTCATCAGGAAAAGAGAACCGGTCCCCTCATAGGCGAGGGCCTCACAGCCCTATGAGGAAACGCAGTGCTTCCCCTCGCCACAGAGATGCCCACCATCCCTCGGCTAGTGCCTCAGACAGGACATCTAAGCAGAGCCACTCTCCATCCAGAACAAGGTCCTCACCCAGGAGAGGCCGCAGCCGCTCAACAGACACCAGGAGAAGGGATGCTGACAGGCAGGACTCACCGCTGAG GAAGCGCCCCCGGCCAGATGCAGGACCAGGCAGAGATAGATCACGAGAAAACAGCCCTAGATCATCCTCTCGCCGCAGGATGAGTCGCTCACCTCTAAGACGAAGGTCCCCATCACCGCGGCGACGCTCCCGCTCATCCCCCCGCAGACGGAGCAGGTCTCCACTGAGACACAG GTCTGATGAAAGAGACAGATATGGTCGACTCCGACAGTATAGACGCTCAACATCTCGTGATcgggagagaagaagaaggcgCAGCAGAGATGAAGACAAGTTTAAGGGCAGTCTTTCAGAGGGCATGAAAGTCGACCAGGAGTCCTCAGAGGAAGAAGT ATTGGAGGACTTTGATGGTGAGGAGATCGATGAAGAGGCTCTCATCGAACAGCGCCGCCAGCAGCGCATGGCCATTGTCCAG AAATACAGGGTCGTGAACGAGGATACCAACATGATATCGGAGCCCAGCAGCCCCCAGAGCAGCACACGTAGCCGTTCACCCTCGCCCGATGACATCTTGGAGCGAGTAGCCGCAGATGTTAAGGAGTATGAACGAGAGAACCTCAACACCTTTGAGGCCAACATCAAAGCCAAGCACAACCTCATCGCCCAGGAGAAAGACG GATCCAACCCAAAGAAGCCTTCAGCCCCTGACATGTTTACAGAGTCGGATGACATGTTTGCTGCTGACTTTGAT AGTGCCAGGATGAGAGCAGCAGGTGTAGGAAAGGACTTCAAAGAGAATCCCAACCTCAGGGACAACTGGACCGATGCTGAGGGTTACTACC GGGTGAACATTGGGGAGACGCTGGACAAGCGCTATGATGTTTATGGCTACACGGGCCAGGGTGTGTTCAGCAACGTGATCCGAGCCAGGGACACTGCCAGGGCCGGCCAGGAGGTGGCAGTGAAGATCATCCGAAACAACGAGCTCAT gcagaaaactggtttaaAAGAGTTGGAATTCCTCAAGAAGCTGAATGATGCTGATCCTGATGACAAGTTCCACTGCCTTCGCCTTTTCAGGCACTTCTACCACAAGCAGCATCTTTGTCTGGTCTTTGAGCCTCTGAG tATGAATTTGCGAGAGGTGCTGAAGAAATACGGCAAAGATGTTGGACTCCACATCAAGGCTGTGCGATCATACAGCCAGCAGCTCTTCTTGGCTCTCAAGCTGCTTAAACGATGCAATATCCTCCACGCTGACATCAAGCCAGACAACATCCTG GTAAATGAATCAAAGACCATCCTGAAGCTGTGTGACTTCGGTTCTGCATCACACGTCGCGGACAATGACATTACACCGTATCTGGTCAGCAGATTTTACAGGGCTCCAGAAATCA TCATAGGAAAACCATACGACTACGGCATTGACATGTGGTCTGTGGGCTGCACTTTGTATGAGCTTTACACTGGCAAAATTCTGTTTCCTGGATCTTCCAACAACCACATGATCAAGCTGGCTATGGACCTCAAGGGCAAAATGCCCAACAAG ATGATCCGCAAAGGCTTGTTCAAAGACCAGCACTTCGATCAGAATTTGAACTTCCTGTACATTGAAGTAGACAAAGTGACTGAAAGG GAGAAGGTGACGGTGATGAGCACCATCAACCCCACCAAAGACCTGCTGGCAGACATGATCGGAGGCCAGCGACTGCCTGAGGACCAGAGGAAGAAGGTAATGCAGCTGAAGGACCTGCTGGATGGCACGCTGATGCTGGACCCAGCCAAGCGCATCAGCATCAACCAGGCTCTGCAGCACCCCTTTATCCAGGAGAAGATCTGA